The Halostella limicola genome includes the window GTCGGGAGTCACGACCCCGAGATGATCGACTACGCCCGCGACCTCCACGAGGAGTTCGGCACGGACTTCGAGATACAGATGCTGATGGGCGTGCGCGAGGACGCGCAGTTCGAACTCGCCGAGGAGTACGAGGTGTGGCAGTACGTCCCCTACGGCGAGAAGTGGCTCTCCTACTTCTACCGCCGGGTGATGGAGCGCAAGGAGAACGTGCTGTTCGCCCTCCGTGCGATCCTCACCGGGTGAAACGAAAGGGCTAATCAGCCCTCTATCTCAATGGTGAGATACATGGCCTCCTGGAAGCGTGACTTCGCGAGCGGGCTCGTCGTTCTCGTCCCGGTGCTGATCAGCGCGTACGTTATCACCTGGATCTACGGTCTCGTCGCCTCCGTCACGCCGCAGGGGATCGTCAGCGCGGAACTGCTGAGGAGCTTCGGTATCGAGGGCGCCCGCACCGCCGAACTCATCCGGGTGATCGTCACCCTCTCCGTGTTCGTCGTCCTCGTGTTCGCGGTCGGCTACCTCATGCGTACGGCCGTCGGCGGCTTCTTCGAGGCCGCGGTCGACGACCTCGCCAACCGCGTGCCGGGGCTGCGCGTGGTGTACAACGCGTCGAAGATGGCCGCCGAGACCGCCCTCGGCGGCACCGAGGAACTGCAGACGCCGGTGAAGCTCGAACCCGTGCCGGGCATGCGCATGACGGCGTTCAAGACCGGCCGCGTGACCGAGGACGGCCGCGAGATCATCTTCCTGCCGACGTCGCCGAACATCACCACCGGGTTCGTCATCGAGGTCGACCCCGAGAACATCACCGAGACCGACGAGCGCGTCGAGGACGCGCTGACCCGGATCCTCTCCGCGGGCTTCGGCGACTCCGACCGCGAGGACCGCGGCATCCCCATCGACGTGATCGAGGGCGCGGTGAACGACGACGACTGACGACGACCTTTTTCCCGCTCGGGTTCGCCCGCGAAGCGGGCGAACCACTCGCGGCAAAAAGCTCGGCCACAAAGTCCGGGCACTCCCGCCGGTCGTGCCCGGGGAACCGCTCGCTTCGCTCTCGGATGCTCTCAGAGACCGCCTGCCCTTCCCCGTCCGCACGAACGAAGTGAGTGCGGATTCGGAAGACGCAAAGCGTCTTCCGGCGAGTCGCGCGACGCCCGCCGCGATGGCTCGCGCCCCGCTCCCGGCCGCTCGTTTCTGTACCTCTGGCTCGCTCCGTTCCACGGCGCTTAAGCCCCGCCGACGCGCGTTTCCGCGTATGGCCGACGAGGACCTCATCCAGGCGCTGCGGGACGCGGACGCCGTGAAGTTCGGCGAGTTCGAGCTCTCACACGGCGGTACGAGCGACTACTACGTGGACAAGTACCTCTTCGAGACGGACCCCCGGTGTCTCGACCTGATCGCGGCGGCGTTCGCCGAGCGGGTCGGCGACGCGAAACTCGGCGGCGTCGCGCTCGGCGGCGTGCCGCTCGTAGCGGTGACTGCGGTGAAGGCCGGCAGTCCCTACGTCATCGCCCGCAAGCAACAGAAGGAGTACGGAACGGCGAACCTCATCGAGGGCCGCCTCGACGAGGGCGAGGAGGTCGTCGTCATCGAGGACATCGCCACGACGGGCCAGAGCGCCGTCGATGCCGTCGAGGCGCTGCGCGACGCGGGCGCGACGGTCAACCGCGTGCTGGTCGTCGTCGACCGGCAGGAGGGCGGCGCGGAGAACCTCGCCGACCACGGCGTCGAACTGGAGGCGCTCGTCACCGCCGAGGAGCTGCTGGCCGAGCGCGACTAACCGCGGCTGCGGGAGAGGCGGGGCGAGTCCGGCGACCGTGAGACGCCCACACAGCATCGCAACGCTTTTTCACTCCCCACGCGAAGGTGGGAGCACGATGGCAGGTGTCCACTTTACAGGCCGGGCG containing:
- a CDS encoding DUF502 domain-containing protein, with protein sequence MASWKRDFASGLVVLVPVLISAYVITWIYGLVASVTPQGIVSAELLRSFGIEGARTAELIRVIVTLSVFVVLVFAVGYLMRTAVGGFFEAAVDDLANRVPGLRVVYNASKMAAETALGGTEELQTPVKLEPVPGMRMTAFKTGRVTEDGREIIFLPTSPNITTGFVIEVDPENITETDERVEDALTRILSAGFGDSDREDRGIPIDVIEGAVNDDD
- the pyrE gene encoding orotate phosphoribosyltransferase is translated as MADEDLIQALRDADAVKFGEFELSHGGTSDYYVDKYLFETDPRCLDLIAAAFAERVGDAKLGGVALGGVPLVAVTAVKAGSPYVIARKQQKEYGTANLIEGRLDEGEEVVVIEDIATTGQSAVDAVEALRDAGATVNRVLVVVDRQEGGAENLADHGVELEALVTAEELLAERD